The proteins below come from a single Mya arenaria isolate MELC-2E11 chromosome 8, ASM2691426v1 genomic window:
- the LOC128244874 gene encoding uncharacterized protein LOC128244874, with protein MDICSILFVLGSLVSMVGGQAECERYSTIALEEVKCRPYVKYFNMVVPWFFGHDEALTNEELLNEVKDKCTNQIQSYRWCVSKLSEQCPLQTAVLHRVTEENVNFYCQGTDAAAWIRQYLSDPFLYEWVCMKQAMSVSTQCAVEVNTPDPLAANWDLETGISALQKNADKLFGCMRRKLAEEHRASSTCTASPTDQLFYFWVHWSFNSVLGFHISPQARQAFDVNDFTRKSTEERLVQFLRSMGKPK; from the exons ATGGATATTTGCAGTATCTTGTTTg TTTTAGGCTCCCTTGTCAGCATGGTTGGTGGTCAGGCGGAGTGTGAAAGGTACAGCACTATAGCTCTGGAGGAGGTAAAGTGTCGGCCGTACGTAAAATACTTCAACATGGTCGTACCCTGGTTCTTCGGTCACGACGAGGCACTCACCAACGAGGAGCTATTGAATGAGGTCAAGGATAAATGCAC GAACCAAATTCAGAGTTACCGATGGTGCGTGTCGAAGCTGTCCGAGCAGTGTCCCCTCCAGACCGCGGTTCTTCACCGAGTGACCGAGGAGAATGTGAATTTCTACTGCCAGGGCACAGACGCAGCTGCTTGGATAAGGCAAT ATTTAAGCGACCCGTTCTTGTACGAATGGGTATGTATGAAGCAGGCGATGTCGGTTTCAACTCAGTGTGCGGTGGAGGTGAATACGCCCGACCCACTTGCCGCCAACTGGGACCTCGAGACCGGAATTTCCGCCCTCCAGAA GAACGCAGACAAATTGTTTGGGTGCATGAGGCGGAAGTTGGCAGAGGAACACCGGGCATCCAGCACGTGCACAGCTTCCCCTACGGATCAGCTGTTCTACTTttgggtccactggtctttcaACTCAGTCCTAGGCTTTCACATCTCGCCACAGGCCAGACAGGCGTTCGACGTCAACGATTTCACG AGAAAATCCACCGAGGAGCGTTTGGTGCAGTTCCTTCGCAGCATGGGCAAACCGAAATAG